A part of Clostridium novyi genomic DNA contains:
- a CDS encoding tRNA dihydrouridine synthase translates to MRYYLAPMEGITGYIYRNAYEKFFGNVDKYFTPFIVTNKNIGFKAKELRDVLPENNEVKNIVPQILTNDSERFINIARKLQELGYNEINLNLGCPSGTVVSKYRGSGFLAKREELDRFLDEIFKIDNMKISIKTRIGKDSPEEFYELIKIFNKYPLEELIIHPRTREDFYKNKPNLDVFKDALSLSVNPICYNGDIFTATDYKKLIETFKEVETVMIGRGILANPGLINEIKEDKTLDKKVLKEFHDEVLNNYRELFNEDRNAMFRMKELWGYMIYIFSDNKKYAKKIRKAQNLRDYNQAVSSLFREQEIVKGAGLFNN, encoded by the coding sequence ATGAGATATTATTTAGCACCAATGGAAGGCATAACGGGATACATATATAGAAATGCCTATGAAAAATTTTTCGGAAATGTTGATAAATATTTCACACCTTTTATTGTTACAAATAAAAATATAGGTTTTAAGGCTAAAGAGCTAAGAGATGTATTGCCTGAAAATAATGAAGTGAAGAATATAGTTCCTCAAATACTTACCAATGATTCAGAAAGATTTATTAATATTGCGAGAAAACTACAAGAACTAGGATACAATGAAATTAATTTAAATTTAGGATGTCCTTCTGGAACAGTAGTTTCAAAATATAGAGGATCAGGATTCCTAGCAAAAAGAGAAGAACTTGATAGATTTTTAGATGAAATATTTAAAATAGATAATATGAAAATTTCCATAAAAACTCGAATAGGAAAAGATAGTCCAGAAGAATTTTATGAGTTAATAAAGATATTTAATAAATATCCTTTAGAAGAATTAATTATTCATCCTAGAACTAGGGAAGATTTTTATAAAAATAAACCTAACTTAGATGTGTTTAAAGATGCATTATCTTTAAGTGTAAATCCGATATGTTATAATGGGGATATTTTTACTGCTACAGATTATAAAAAATTAATAGAAACTTTCAAAGAAGTAGAAACAGTAATGATAGGAAGAGGAATATTAGCAAATCCAGGTTTAATTAATGAGATTAAAGAAGATAAAACTTTAGATAAAAAAGTATTAAAAGAGTTTCATGATGAAGTTTTAAATAATTATAGAGAATTATTTAATGAAGATAGAAATGCAATGTTTAGAATGAAAGAACTATGGGGATATATGATCTATATATTTTCAGATAATAAAAAGTATGCTAAAAAAATAAGAAAGGCTCAAAATTTAAGAGATTATAACCAAGCTGTTTCAAGTTTGTTTAGAGAGCAGGAAATAGTAAAGGGAGCTGGATTATTTAATAATTAA
- the tnpA gene encoding IS200/IS605 family transposase produces MDSNSLSHTKWNCKYHIVFAPKFRRREIYGDRKIEIGKILRQLCEWKGVEIIEANACVDHIHMLVSIPPKMSISSFVGFLKGKSSLMIFEKFANLRYRYGNRHFWCRGYYVDTVGRNKKAITEYIKNQQKEDVISDQISLKEYMDPFKGSK; encoded by the coding sequence ATGGATAGTAATAGTTTATCACATACAAAATGGAATTGTAAATATCATATAGTGTTTGCACCTAAGTTTAGAAGAAGAGAAATATATGGAGATAGGAAAATAGAGATAGGAAAAATATTAAGGCAATTATGTGAGTGGAAAGGTGTAGAAATAATAGAAGCCAATGCATGTGTAGATCATATACATATGTTAGTATCGATACCACCTAAAATGAGTATATCTAGTTTTGTAGGGTTTTTAAAAGGGAAAAGTAGTTTAATGATATTTGAAAAGTTTGCAAATTTAAGATATAGATATGGAAATAGACATTTTTGGTGCAGAGGATATTATGTAGATACAGTAGGAAGAAATAAAAAAGCAATTACGGAATATATAAAAAATCAACAAAAAGAAGATGTGATATCAGATCAAATAAGCTTAAAAGAGTATATGGACCCTTTTAAGGGTAGCAAGTAA
- a CDS encoding ATP-binding protein yields MQNGEILLTVDSNYKSIQFIVEDSGKGFTKEEISFATEQFFQGDKSRNSKNHYGMGLYISKNLIEKHNGNIILQNSKTLGGAKVIIEVPI; encoded by the coding sequence ATGCAAAATGGAGAAATATTATTAACTGTTGATTCTAATTATAAAAGTATACAATTTATAGTTGAAGATTCAGGAAAAGGATTTACAAAAGAGGAAATAAGTTTTGCAACAGAGCAGTTTTTTCAAGGGGATAAAAGTAGAAATTCAAAAAATCATTATGGAATGGGACTGTATATATCAAAAAATCTTATTGAAAAACATAATGGTAATATAATTCTACAAAACTCTAAAACACTTGGCGGTGCAAAGGTTATAATAGAAGTGCCAATATAA